One window from the genome of Streptomyces sp. WZ-12 encodes:
- a CDS encoding bifunctional glycosyltransferase family 2/GtrA family protein, producing MTTPSQAPTPLGSLPPREHLRPGQIETVLDVVIPVYNEENDLEPCVRRLHDHLVRTFPYGFRITIADNASTDRTPRIAARLDDELDRVTAVRLEQKGRGRALRTVWSHSGAPVLAYMDVDLSTDLNALLPLVAPLISGHSDLAIGSRLSRSSRVVRGPKREFISRTYNLILRGSLAARFSDAQCGFKAIRGDVAARLLPMVEDTGWFFDTEMLVLAERAGLRIHEVPVDWVDDPDSTVHLVRTATDDLKGVWRVGRALATGTLPLDRLARPFGDDPRDRELSGVPRGLARQVLGFAVVGALSTLLYLGLYSLFRLGVGPQLANAAALLVSALVNTSANRRLTFGVRGRERAVRHQAQGLVVFAIGLALTSGSLAALGAATRHPSHTSELTVLVAANLAATVLRFLLFRAWVFPERERREAAARPTDGAGPDPAAGPAGAAHDRNDLSRSAR from the coding sequence ATGACGACGCCATCGCAGGCCCCGACGCCGCTGGGTTCCCTGCCGCCACGTGAGCATCTGCGTCCGGGCCAGATCGAGACCGTCCTCGATGTCGTGATCCCGGTCTACAACGAGGAGAACGACCTCGAACCCTGTGTGCGCCGGCTGCACGACCATCTCGTCCGCACCTTCCCGTACGGGTTCCGGATCACCATCGCGGACAACGCGAGCACCGACCGTACGCCCCGGATCGCGGCCCGGTTGGACGACGAGTTGGACCGCGTCACCGCCGTGCGGCTGGAGCAGAAGGGCCGCGGCCGGGCGCTGCGCACGGTGTGGTCGCATTCCGGGGCGCCGGTGCTCGCCTATATGGACGTCGATCTGTCCACCGACCTCAACGCGCTGCTGCCGCTGGTCGCCCCGTTGATCTCCGGGCACTCGGACCTGGCGATCGGCTCCCGGCTCAGCCGGAGCTCGCGGGTGGTGCGCGGCCCGAAGCGGGAGTTCATCTCGCGCACCTACAACCTCATCCTGCGCGGGTCGTTGGCGGCGCGGTTCTCCGATGCGCAGTGCGGCTTCAAGGCCATCCGGGGCGATGTCGCGGCCCGGCTGCTGCCGATGGTCGAGGACACCGGGTGGTTCTTCGACACCGAGATGCTGGTGTTGGCCGAGCGGGCCGGGCTGCGGATCCACGAGGTCCCGGTGGACTGGGTGGACGACCCCGACAGCACCGTCCACCTGGTCCGCACCGCGACCGACGACCTCAAGGGCGTCTGGCGGGTGGGGCGGGCGCTGGCGACCGGGACGCTGCCGCTGGACCGGCTCGCCCGGCCGTTCGGCGACGACCCCAGGGACCGGGAGCTGTCCGGGGTGCCGCGCGGGCTGGCCCGGCAGGTCCTCGGGTTCGCCGTCGTGGGGGCGCTGAGCACCCTGCTCTACCTCGGCCTCTACTCCCTCTTCCGGCTCGGGGTCGGCCCCCAACTGGCCAACGCCGCCGCCCTGTTGGTCTCCGCCCTGGTCAACACCTCCGCCAACCGGCGGCTGACGTTCGGGGTGCGGGGCCGGGAGCGGGCGGTCCGCCACCAGGCGCAGGGCCTGGTGGTCTTCGCCATCGGGCTGGCGCTGACCAGCGGGTCGCTGGCGGCCCTGGGCGCCGCCACCCGCCACCCCTCGCACACCAGCGAACTGACGGTGCTGGTGGCCGCCAACCTCGCGGCCACGGTGCTGCGCTTCCTGCTCTTCCGCGCCTGGGTGTTCCCGGAGCGGGAGCGGCGGGAGGCGGCGGCCCGCCCGACCGACGGCGCGGGTCCGGACCCGGCCGCCGGCCCGGCCGGCGCCGCGCACGACCGGAACGACCTCAGCAGGAGCGCTCGATGA
- a CDS encoding sensor histidine kinase, which produces MSSVALIAVVGAVISTVTAIALHSYLQGKLDAQLFDAIVRAELPRPHDPQRNEGLEFVAMPGQPFGSVGSRVAPDGTLGAGARVNRSQSRTPSERLTSLSGEQLAALASVPRDAKPHTQHLPRLGSYRVQYAGDGALVFGMPLNEVNDTVGRLVLIECCVTGSGLVAAGIAGSAMVGIALRPLRRVAATATRVSELPLHQGEVALHVRVPLAEADARTEVGQVGAALNRMLGHVGSALSARQESETRVRRFVADASHELRTPLASIRGYAELTRRGQERPGPETRHALGRIESEAERMTGLVEDLLLLARLDSGRPLSYDTVDLAPLVVDALSDARAAGPEHRWRLELPEADAPVLVRGDADRLQQILVNLLANARTHTPEGTTVTARVRARAAQRAGGVVQLEVQDDGPGIPGALLPHVFERFARGDASRSRSVGGGKGGGSTGLGLAIVQAVVAAHDGTVEVASAPGRTVFTVTLPAAGEGVSGGVQGGGDGARATGARPGPPPSHSRRTASPHGGDRPVGERGDHDDAIAGPDAAGFPAAT; this is translated from the coding sequence GTGTCGTCCGTGGCACTGATCGCCGTCGTGGGGGCGGTGATCAGCACGGTCACCGCGATTGCGCTGCACTCCTACCTCCAGGGGAAGTTGGACGCTCAGCTCTTCGACGCCATCGTCCGGGCGGAGCTGCCGCGGCCGCACGATCCGCAGCGGAACGAGGGGCTGGAGTTCGTGGCCATGCCCGGCCAGCCGTTCGGGTCGGTGGGCTCGCGGGTGGCGCCGGACGGCACGTTGGGCGCCGGCGCGCGGGTGAACCGTTCGCAGAGCCGGACGCCGTCGGAGCGGCTGACCTCGCTGAGCGGGGAGCAGCTCGCGGCGCTGGCCTCGGTGCCCCGGGACGCCAAGCCGCACACCCAGCACCTGCCGCGTCTCGGTTCGTACCGGGTGCAGTACGCCGGCGACGGCGCGCTGGTCTTCGGGATGCCGCTCAACGAAGTGAACGACACGGTGGGGCGGTTGGTGCTCATCGAGTGCTGTGTGACGGGTTCCGGGCTGGTGGCGGCCGGGATCGCGGGCTCGGCGATGGTCGGGATCGCGCTGCGCCCGCTGCGGCGGGTCGCCGCGACCGCGACCCGGGTCTCCGAACTCCCGCTGCACCAGGGCGAGGTGGCGCTGCACGTGCGCGTCCCGTTGGCGGAGGCCGACGCGCGTACGGAGGTGGGGCAGGTCGGCGCGGCGCTCAACCGGATGCTGGGGCACGTCGGTTCGGCGCTCTCGGCGCGGCAGGAGAGCGAGACGCGGGTGCGGCGGTTCGTCGCCGACGCCAGCCATGAGCTGCGGACGCCGCTGGCGTCGATACGCGGCTATGCCGAGCTGACCCGGCGCGGACAGGAGCGGCCCGGTCCGGAGACCCGGCACGCGCTGGGCCGGATCGAGTCCGAGGCGGAGCGGATGACCGGCCTGGTGGAGGACCTGTTGCTGCTCGCCCGGCTCGACTCCGGGCGCCCGCTGTCGTACGACACCGTGGACCTCGCGCCGCTGGTGGTGGACGCGTTGAGTGATGCCCGGGCGGCCGGCCCCGAGCACCGCTGGCGGCTCGAACTGCCGGAGGCGGACGCCCCCGTGCTGGTGCGCGGCGACGCCGACCGGCTCCAGCAGATCCTGGTCAATCTGCTGGCCAACGCCCGGACGCACACGCCGGAGGGGACGACGGTGACGGCCCGGGTGCGGGCCCGGGCCGCCCAACGGGCCGGGGGCGTCGTCCAGTTGGAGGTCCAGGACGACGGCCCCGGAATCCCCGGCGCGCTGCTGCCGCACGTCTTCGAGCGGTTCGCGCGGGGCGACGCGTCCCGTTCGCGGAGCGTGGGCGGCGGTAAGGGCGGCGGTAGCACGGGGCTGGGCCTGGCCATCGTGCAGGCGGTGGTGGCCGCGCACGACGGGACGGTCGAGGTGGCGAGCGCGCCGGGCCGGACGGTGTTCACGGTGACGCTGCCGGCTGCCGGGGAGGGCGTCAGCGGGGGTGTGCAGGGCGGCGGGGACGGTGCCCGGGCGACCGGTGCGCGGCCCGGTCCGCCGCCGTCTCACAGCCGGCGCACAGCCTCACCACACGGCGGTGACAGGCCAGTTGGCGAGCGTGGTGACCATGACGACGCCATCGCAGGCCCCGACGCCGCTGGGTTCCCTGCCGCCACGTGA
- a CDS encoding response regulator transcription factor has product MRADGSPVRVLVVDDESSLADLLSLALRYEGWDIKAEGDGAGALRCARSWRPDAVVLDVMLPDMDGLTVLGRLRNELPDVPVLFLTAKDAVEDRIAGLTAGGDDYVTKPFSLEEVVARLRGLLRRAGAAAMRSESLLTVGDLMLDEDSHEVWRDGQDIHLTATEFELLRYLMRNPRRVLSKTQILDRVWSYDFGGQANVVELYISYLRRKIDAGREPMIHTRRGAGYLIKPAG; this is encoded by the coding sequence TTGCGGGCCGACGGCAGCCCGGTGCGGGTGCTGGTCGTGGACGACGAGTCCTCGCTCGCGGACCTGCTGTCGCTGGCGCTGCGTTACGAGGGTTGGGACATCAAGGCGGAGGGCGACGGCGCGGGTGCGCTGCGGTGCGCCAGGAGTTGGCGGCCGGACGCGGTGGTGCTGGACGTGATGCTGCCGGACATGGACGGGCTGACCGTCCTCGGCCGGCTGCGGAACGAACTACCGGACGTTCCGGTGCTGTTCCTGACCGCCAAGGACGCGGTCGAGGACCGGATCGCCGGGCTGACGGCGGGCGGCGACGACTACGTCACCAAGCCGTTCAGCCTGGAAGAGGTGGTGGCACGGCTGCGCGGGCTGCTGCGTCGGGCGGGCGCGGCGGCGATGCGGAGCGAGTCGCTGCTGACCGTGGGCGACCTCATGCTGGACGAGGACAGTCACGAGGTGTGGCGGGACGGCCAGGACATCCATCTGACCGCCACCGAGTTCGAGTTGCTGCGCTATCTGATGCGGAACCCGCGGCGGGTGCTCAGCAAGACGCAGATCCTGGACCGGGTGTGGAGCTATGACTTCGGGGGGCAGGCCAATGTGGTCGAACTGTATATCTCGTATCTGCGGCGGAAGATCGACGCCGGTCGGGAGCCGATGATCCACACCCGGCGGGGTGCGGGCTATCTGATCAAGCCGGCCGGGTAG
- a CDS encoding NADPH-dependent FMN reductase, which produces MPRLLALSGSLRARSSNGAVLRSALDLFDGPTATADIGALPHFNPDLDGEEATPPAPVAALRTAVAAADALLIVSPEYAHGVPGVLKNALDWLVSSGECVDKPVAVITASPFPTGGDHANAQLREILRMMTGNVIADACREIPAIGPKVDPGTERVTDAPTLADLRTAMSHLATATTWTARTAPAAAATPTAEATPTAAPDTPVTP; this is translated from the coding sequence ATGCCCCGACTCCTGGCCCTCTCCGGCAGCCTCCGCGCCCGCTCGTCCAACGGCGCCGTGCTGCGCTCCGCCCTGGACCTCTTCGACGGCCCCACCGCCACCGCGGACATCGGCGCGCTCCCGCACTTCAACCCCGACCTGGACGGCGAGGAGGCCACCCCGCCCGCCCCCGTCGCGGCCCTGCGCACCGCCGTGGCCGCCGCCGACGCGCTGCTCATCGTCAGCCCGGAGTACGCGCACGGCGTCCCCGGCGTCCTCAAGAACGCCCTCGACTGGCTGGTCAGCAGCGGCGAATGCGTCGACAAGCCGGTCGCCGTGATCACCGCCTCCCCGTTCCCCACCGGCGGCGACCACGCCAACGCCCAACTCCGGGAGATCCTGCGCATGATGACCGGCAATGTCATCGCCGACGCCTGCCGGGAGATCCCCGCCATCGGCCCGAAGGTCGATCCCGGCACCGAGCGCGTCACCGACGCCCCGACCCTCGCCGACCTCCGCACCGCCATGTCCCACCTGGCCACCGCGACCACGTGGACGGCCAGGACCGCGCCAGCCGCCGCAGCCACGCCGACGGCCGAGGCCACCCCAACCGCCGCGCCGGACACCCCCGTTACCCCGTAG
- a CDS encoding DUF2797 domain-containing protein has product MGRFGQRLGWYCAERDAERVSPLPVGKALAFAAVGERRCLGVRRAGRWIVCPYGAVLEGEGGKDQCPRCAQLDRSRSVAADTMADDPRPYGVYLAYFGPGLVKVGITAEERGAARLVEQGAVAYAWLGRGPLMAARRAEALLGSALGVPDRFAKEAKRAARGALPPWPERAAELAQLHGVARGLAGWPETLEPVGCEPVDHGELFGLARIAASGEVGEVGGLTAGAEVVGEVVAGVGADVYLRLAGAGGGGGVAVLDARLLSGWVLGAARGAVTTAPVRWAAEHGRGRGGEQEGLF; this is encoded by the coding sequence GTGGGGCGGTTCGGCCAGCGGCTCGGTTGGTACTGCGCGGAGCGGGATGCCGAGCGGGTGAGCCCGTTGCCGGTGGGGAAGGCGCTGGCGTTCGCGGCGGTGGGGGAGCGGAGGTGCCTGGGGGTGCGGCGGGCCGGGCGGTGGATCGTCTGTCCGTACGGTGCGGTGCTGGAGGGCGAGGGGGGCAAGGACCAGTGCCCGCGGTGTGCGCAGTTGGACCGGTCGCGGTCGGTGGCGGCGGACACCATGGCCGATGATCCGCGCCCGTACGGCGTCTATCTGGCGTACTTCGGTCCCGGGCTGGTCAAGGTGGGGATCACGGCCGAAGAGCGCGGGGCGGCGCGGCTGGTGGAGCAGGGGGCGGTGGCGTACGCCTGGTTGGGGCGCGGGCCGTTGATGGCGGCGCGGCGGGCGGAGGCGCTGTTGGGGAGCGCGCTGGGGGTCCCGGACCGGTTCGCGAAGGAGGCGAAGCGGGCGGCCCGTGGGGCGCTGCCGCCGTGGCCGGAGCGGGCCGCCGAGCTGGCGCAACTGCACGGCGTGGCACGGGGGTTGGCGGGTTGGCCGGAGACGTTGGAGCCGGTGGGGTGCGAGCCGGTGGACCACGGGGAGCTGTTCGGGCTGGCGCGGATAGCGGCTTCCGGCGAGGTCGGGGAGGTGGGCGGGCTGACGGCCGGGGCGGAGGTCGTCGGTGAGGTCGTGGCCGGGGTGGGGGCCGATGTGTATCTGCGGTTGGCGGGGGCCGGTGGGGGCGGCGGGGTCGCCGTGTTGGACGCGCGGCTGCTCTCGGGGTGGGTGCTCGGCGCCGCCCGGGGAGCGGTGACGACGGCGCCGGTGCGATGGGCGGCGGAGCACGGAAGGGGGCGGGGAGGGGAACAGGAGGGGTTGTTTTGA
- a CDS encoding GlxA family transcriptional regulator, whose protein sequence is MGVRRVARGMRRRHRVVVLVRPGMLPIEVGIVHRIFGEARSASGEPLYELVTCALQPGEVRTDTDFTVNVAHGPEALATADTVVLPASSVDYDPGTEQRDGRLSPGMADALARIRPGTRIASICTGAFVLAAAGLLDGRRATTHWRSVDDFRRLFPQIELDADVLYTDEGDVLTAAGVASGVDLCLHMVRCDHGAAVANDVARRTVVPPHREGGQAQYVWRPVSEPRVSSTGAARAWALEHLDRPLSLRELAAREAMSVRTFTRRFREEVGMSPVQWMTQQRVERARQLLEETGLTVDRIAAEAGFGTAASLRQHFQVALGVSPRAYRATFRGEGEREQEPEGARAAVG, encoded by the coding sequence ATGGGGGTGCGGAGGGTGGCGCGGGGGATGCGGCGGCGGCATCGGGTGGTGGTGTTGGTGCGGCCGGGGATGCTGCCCATTGAGGTGGGGATCGTGCACCGGATCTTCGGGGAGGCCAGGTCGGCGTCCGGGGAGCCGCTGTACGAGCTGGTGACGTGTGCGCTCCAGCCGGGGGAGGTGCGGACGGACACCGATTTCACGGTGAACGTGGCGCACGGGCCGGAGGCGTTGGCGACCGCGGACACGGTCGTGCTGCCGGCGTCCTCGGTGGACTACGACCCGGGGACCGAGCAACGGGACGGGCGGTTGAGCCCGGGGATGGCCGACGCGCTCGCGCGGATCCGGCCGGGGACGCGGATCGCGTCGATCTGCACGGGGGCGTTCGTGCTGGCCGCGGCGGGGCTGCTGGACGGGCGGCGGGCCACCACGCACTGGCGGTCGGTGGACGACTTCCGGCGGTTGTTCCCGCAGATCGAGCTGGACGCCGACGTCCTGTACACGGACGAGGGGGACGTGTTGACGGCGGCGGGGGTGGCCTCGGGGGTGGATCTCTGCCTGCACATGGTGCGGTGCGATCACGGGGCGGCGGTGGCCAATGACGTGGCGCGGCGGACGGTGGTGCCGCCACACCGGGAGGGCGGACAGGCGCAGTACGTGTGGCGGCCGGTGTCGGAGCCGCGGGTGTCGTCGACGGGCGCGGCGCGGGCCTGGGCGCTGGAGCATCTGGACCGGCCGCTGAGCCTGCGGGAGTTGGCGGCGCGGGAGGCGATGAGCGTGCGGACCTTCACCCGGCGGTTCCGGGAGGAGGTGGGGATGTCGCCGGTGCAGTGGATGACCCAGCAACGGGTCGAGCGGGCGCGGCAGTTGCTGGAGGAGACCGGGCTGACGGTGGACCGGATCGCGGCGGAGGCCGGGTTCGGGACGGCGGCGTCGCTGCGGCAGCACTTCCAGGTGGCGCTGGGGGTGTCGCCGCGGGCCTATCGGGCCACGTTCCGGGGGGAGGGCGAGCGGGAGCAGGAGCCGGAGGGGGCGCGGGCGGCCGTGGGGTAG
- a CDS encoding NAD(P)H-dependent oxidoreductase, which translates to MKVLWLFAHPDHRSLNGALKTEGLRTLEAHGHQHQVSDLYAMKWNPLVDAADYDHDPADRLRIGEASERAHATGHLSPDIASEQQKLAWADTLVLQFPLWWYGMPAILKGWFDRVFVKGFAFGHTDPATGRPQRYGEGPLAGRRALVVVTAGARAATLGPRGVNGDLNDLLFPLQHGTLWYTGIAVVPPLLIPGADRTTPDAYATAATRLRHRLLTLPTTDPLPFRHQNTGDYDDNLLLHPHLTPTPPGPAAHYTTTPPPNSL; encoded by the coding sequence ATGAAGGTCCTCTGGCTGTTCGCCCACCCCGATCACCGCTCCCTGAACGGCGCCCTCAAAACCGAGGGGCTGCGCACCCTCGAAGCCCACGGCCACCAGCACCAGGTCTCCGACCTCTACGCGATGAAGTGGAACCCGCTGGTCGACGCCGCCGACTACGACCACGACCCGGCCGACCGCCTCCGGATCGGCGAGGCGTCCGAACGCGCCCACGCCACCGGCCACTTGAGCCCCGACATCGCGTCCGAACAGCAGAAGCTCGCCTGGGCCGACACCCTCGTCCTCCAGTTCCCCCTGTGGTGGTACGGCATGCCCGCCATCCTCAAGGGCTGGTTCGACCGGGTCTTCGTCAAGGGCTTCGCCTTCGGCCACACCGACCCCGCCACCGGCCGCCCGCAGCGCTACGGCGAGGGCCCGCTCGCCGGCAGACGCGCCCTGGTCGTCGTCACCGCCGGCGCCCGCGCCGCCACCCTCGGCCCCCGCGGCGTCAACGGCGACCTCAACGACCTCCTCTTCCCCCTCCAACACGGCACCCTCTGGTACACCGGCATCGCCGTCGTCCCGCCCCTCCTCATCCCCGGCGCGGACCGCACCACCCCCGACGCCTACGCCACCGCCGCCACCCGTCTACGCCACCGCCTCCTCACCCTCCCCACCACCGACCCCCTCCCCTTCCGCCACCAAAACACCGGCGACTACGACGACAACCTCCTCCTCCACCCCCACCTCACCCCCACGCCCCCCGGCCCCGCCGCCCACTACACCACCACCCCACCCCCGAACTCCCTTTAA
- a CDS encoding HD domain-containing protein, whose protein sequence is MTTNEPSNEPSNKTADEGPRTRPTQDLPTLAGIPVPDSRLAREATELVRDLTDDLLYHHSHRVYLFGAHHGLRHHLTFDPELLYVGALFHDLGLTGKFRTSQQRFEIDGADEARAFLTARGIPEDRARLVWEGIALHTTPEIPHHMAPEVALVTAGVELDVLGIGYADLPEETRAAVIAAHPRPDFKRRILRAFHAGLAHRPQTTFGNVKADVLDRFEADYTRQNFVEIIENSPWPA, encoded by the coding sequence ATGACCACCAACGAGCCGTCCAACGAGCCGTCCAACAAGACCGCCGACGAGGGCCCCCGCACCCGGCCCACCCAGGACCTGCCCACCCTCGCCGGCATCCCCGTCCCGGACAGCCGCCTGGCCCGCGAGGCCACCGAACTCGTCCGCGACCTCACCGACGACCTGCTCTACCACCACTCCCACCGCGTCTACCTCTTCGGCGCCCACCACGGCCTCCGGCACCACCTGACCTTCGACCCCGAGCTGCTCTACGTGGGCGCCCTCTTCCACGACCTCGGTCTCACCGGGAAGTTCCGCACCTCCCAGCAGCGCTTCGAGATCGACGGCGCCGACGAGGCCCGCGCCTTCCTCACCGCCCGGGGCATCCCCGAAGACCGCGCCCGGCTCGTCTGGGAGGGCATCGCCCTGCACACCACTCCGGAGATCCCGCACCACATGGCCCCCGAAGTGGCCCTCGTCACCGCCGGCGTCGAACTCGACGTCCTCGGCATCGGTTACGCCGACCTGCCCGAGGAAACCCGTGCGGCCGTCATCGCCGCCCACCCCCGCCCCGACTTCAAGCGCCGCATCCTCCGCGCCTTCCACGCCGGGCTGGCCCACCGCCCCCAAACCACCTTCGGCAACGTCAAGGCCGACGTCCTGGACCGCTTCGAAGCCGACTACACCCGCCAGAACTTCGTCGAGATCATCGAGAACTCCCCCTGGCCGGCCTGA
- a CDS encoding GlxA family transcriptional regulator: MPLPSPPPPPRPASRRRGPAVRTVVMLAFEGARLLDVTGPLEVFSVAARLGGRYEIRLCSPDGHLVTTASGTRLAVDAGVRELSAHPLDTVLVPGAEDLTQGRFPPGLLDAVRALAGRSRRVASVCAGAFALAGAGLLDGRRATTHWRHTATLAARHPTLTVDPDAIYVRDGDLFTSAGVSAGIDLALALVEADEGPDLGREVARDLVVFMQRPGGQSQFSVPARTPRPRHDALRALLDAIAADPAADHSNTALAARAGLSPRHLTRLFREHTGTTPAGYVEAVRLEAAQTLLANGETATATARRTGIGTDESLRRLFLRRLGVTPSAYRARFHTTSR; this comes from the coding sequence ATGCCCCTGCCGAGCCCGCCGCCACCGCCCCGGCCCGCGTCCCGGCGGCGCGGCCCCGCCGTCCGCACCGTCGTCATGCTGGCCTTCGAGGGCGCCCGACTGCTCGATGTGACCGGCCCGTTGGAGGTCTTCAGCGTCGCCGCGCGCCTCGGCGGCCGCTACGAGATCCGGCTGTGCTCCCCCGACGGCCACCTCGTCACCACCGCCTCCGGCACTCGTCTCGCCGTCGACGCGGGCGTCCGGGAGCTCTCCGCCCACCCCCTGGACACCGTCCTCGTCCCCGGCGCCGAGGACCTCACCCAGGGCCGCTTCCCGCCCGGCCTCCTGGACGCGGTCCGCGCCCTCGCCGGCCGCTCCCGCCGGGTCGCCTCCGTCTGCGCCGGGGCGTTCGCGCTGGCCGGCGCCGGGTTGTTGGACGGTCGGCGGGCCACCACCCACTGGCGCCACACCGCCACCCTCGCCGCCCGCCACCCCACCCTCACCGTCGACCCCGACGCGATCTACGTCCGCGACGGCGACCTCTTCACCTCCGCCGGGGTCTCCGCCGGCATCGACCTCGCGCTCGCCCTCGTGGAGGCCGACGAGGGCCCCGACCTGGGCCGCGAGGTCGCCCGCGACCTGGTGGTCTTCATGCAGCGCCCGGGCGGCCAGTCCCAGTTCTCGGTGCCCGCCCGCACCCCGCGGCCCCGCCACGACGCGCTGCGCGCCCTCCTGGACGCGATCGCCGCCGACCCGGCCGCCGACCACTCCAACACCGCGCTGGCCGCCCGCGCCGGCCTCAGCCCCCGCCACCTCACCCGGCTCTTCCGCGAGCACACCGGCACCACCCCCGCCGGCTACGTCGAGGCCGTCCGCCTGGAGGCCGCCCAGACCCTCCTCGCCAACGGCGAGACCGCCACCGCCACCGCCCGCCGCACCGGCATCGGCACCGACGAATCCCTCCGCCGCCTCTTCCTCCGCCGCCTCGGCGTGACCCCCTCCGCCTACCGCGCCCGCTTCCACACGACGAGCCGCTGA
- a CDS encoding SSI family serine proteinase inhibitor: protein MSRRRIPSRSLSLFVAAAAAVCALPALAVAPAASAAPIPLPYHHDDIRFDDLRFIDLPALGGPRGDHLTITVTESGSARTDGTFELRCHPRGGNHFAAGRACDRLDRMTRWGEDPFAPVPQGAKCTMMYGGPARAHVAGVWAGRPVNTVFRRTNGCEIERWGRFEPMLPSTVS, encoded by the coding sequence ATGTCCCGTCGCCGGATCCCGTCCCGGTCGCTGTCCCTGTTCGTCGCCGCGGCCGCCGCCGTGTGCGCGCTGCCCGCGCTCGCCGTCGCGCCGGCCGCCTCCGCCGCCCCGATCCCGCTGCCCTACCACCACGACGACATCCGCTTCGACGACCTCCGCTTCATCGACCTGCCGGCGCTCGGCGGGCCGCGCGGGGACCACCTCACGATCACCGTCACCGAGTCCGGGTCGGCGCGCACGGACGGCACGTTCGAGCTGCGCTGCCATCCGCGCGGCGGGAACCACTTCGCCGCGGGCCGCGCCTGCGACCGGCTGGACCGCATGACGCGCTGGGGCGAGGACCCGTTCGCGCCGGTGCCGCAGGGCGCCAAGTGCACGATGATGTACGGCGGTCCGGCGCGGGCGCACGTCGCCGGGGTGTGGGCGGGGCGGCCGGTCAACACCGTTTTCCGGCGCACCAACGGGTGTGAGATCGAACGCTGGGGCCGCTTCGAACCGATGCTCCCGTCGACCGTTTCCTGA